In Mesoaciditoga lauensis cd-1655R = DSM 25116, the genomic window GTTATTTTTTCTCCAAGACTATATTTTTTCAGCACTGCAAGGAATCTGGCAACTTCCCCTTCTGCATTTAAGATCTTTGACTCCCTGTAAGCTTCAGCTTCATTGAGTATCTGCTGGGCTTGACCGTTTGCCTTTGGAATGACCGAGTTTGCATATTCTTCAGCAACGTTTATAGATCTTTGCTCATCTTCTTTTGCACTGTTAACGTCATCGAAGGCGGCTATCACCTCGGATGGTGGACTAACATCCTGAAGTTTGACATTCACAACATGAATACCAGCATTGTAAGAGTCAAGTGTTTTTTGAACGCCTTGCTGTGTTTCTTCTGAAATCTTATCCCTATCACTCGTTAAAACGGCTTCTATGTCTCTAACTGCCACCCTTTCTCTTAAAAAAGATTCTGTGGTTTGCTTTACTATTTTGGCACCATCGATGAGGTTGAAGGCATACTTAACCGGATCATCAACGACATATTGGATAACCGCTTCAACCGACACGATGTTGTCATCGCCTGTGAGCATTAAAGATTCCTGAGGCACTTCACTGTATCTGGGATTTGGAGGAGGAGAAACCGTTCTGAAGCCAATCTCTATTTTTTTAACGGTCCTCACGTCGACTTTCACGACACTTTCAATAGGGTAAGGAAGGTGATAATGAAGCCCAGGCCCAACCGTGAAAGCATATTTTCCAAACTTCTTAACCAATCCGTCTTCAGACGGTCCTACTTGGTAAAAACCTGCCAAGAAATAAATGATTCCTCCAATTGCTATCGCCAAAATTGTCATA contains:
- the hflK gene encoding FtsH protease activity modulator HflK, giving the protein MYMTILAIAIGGIIYFLAGFYQVGPSEDGLVKKFGKYAFTVGPGLHYHLPYPIESVVKVDVRTVKKIEIGFRTVSPPPNPRYSEVPQESLMLTGDDNIVSVEAVIQYVVDDPVKYAFNLIDGAKIVKQTTESFLRERVAVRDIEAVLTSDRDKISEETQQGVQKTLDSYNAGIHVVNVKLQDVSPPSEVIAAFDDVNSAKEDEQRSINVAEEYANSVIPKANGQAQQILNEAEAYRESKILNAEGEVARFLAVLKKYSLGEKITRERMYIETMEYVFPRMKKILISDDNGVLKLLDIDSLSKGDVKK